The following are encoded together in the Balaenoptera acutorostrata chromosome 9, mBalAcu1.1, whole genome shotgun sequence genome:
- the BCL9L gene encoding B-cell CLL/lymphoma 9-like protein isoform X4, translating to MRILANKTRLPHPRRREAPGSPPLSPRGHCPPAPAKPMHPENKLTNHGKTGNGGAQSQHQNVNQGPTCNLGSKGVGAGNHGAKANQISPSNSSLKNPQAGVPPFSSLKGKVKRERSVSVDSGEQREAGTPSLDSEAKEVAPRSKRRCVLERKQPYSGDEWCSGPDSEEDDKPIGATHNCNVADPAMAAPQLGPGQAAQLPLSESSAPGPPHGPPPGLRPDAPGGGGGGVPGKPPSQFVYVFTTHLANTAAEAVLQGRADSILAYHQQNVPRAKLDQAPKVPPTPEPLPLSTPSTGTPQSQPPPLPPPPPPAPGSAPPALPSEGPPEDTNQDLTPNSVGAASTGGGTGGTHPNTPTASTANNPLPPGGDPSSAPGPALLGEAASGNAQRSLVGSEGLSKEQLEHRERSLQTLRDIERLLLRSGETEPFLKGPPGGAGEGGPPAQAPPAPQQPPTAPASGLKKYEEPLQSMISQTQSLGGPPLEHEVPGHPPGGDMGQQMNMMMQRLGQDSLTPEQVAWRKLQEEYYEEKRRKEEQIGLHGGRPLQDMMGMGGMMVRGPPPPYHSKPGDQWPPGMGAQLRGPMDVQDPMQLRGGPPFPGPRFPGNQMQRVPGFGGMQGMPMEVPMNAMQRPVRPGMGWTEDLPPMGGPGNFAQNAVPYPGGQGEAERFMTPRVREELLRHQLLEKRSMGMQRPLGIAGSGMGQGMEVERMMQAHRQMDPAMFPGQIAGGEGLAGTPMGMEFGGGRGLLSPPMGQSGLREVDPPMGPGNLNMNMNVNMNMNMNLNVQMTPQQQMLMSQKMRGPGDMMGPQGLSPEEMARVRAQNSSGMMGGPQKMLMPSQFPSQGQQGFSGGQGPYQAMPQEMGNTQDMFSPDQSSMPMANVGTTRLSHMPLPPASNPPGSVHSAPNRGLGRRPSDLTISINQMGSPGMGHLKSPTLSQVHSPLVTSPSANLKSPQTPSQMVPLPSANPPGPLKSPQVLSSSLSVRSPTGSPSRLKSPSMAVPSPGWVASPKTAMPSPGVPQNKQPPLNMNSSSTLGNMEQSALPPSGPRSNSSAPPANPPSGLMNPSLPFTSSPDPTPSQNPLSLMMSQMSKYAMPSSTPLYHNAIKTIATSDDELLPDRPLLPPPPPPQGSGPGISNNQPTQMHLNSAAAQSPMGMNLPGQQPLSHDPPPTMLPSPTPLGSNIPLHPNAQGTGGPPQNSMMMAPGGPDSLNAPCGPVPNSSQMLPFPPRLQQPHGAMAPSGGGGGGPGLQQHYPSGMALPPEDLPSQPPGPLPPQQHLMGKSMAGRMGDAYPPGVLPGVASVLNDPELSEVIRPTPTGIPEFDLSRIIPSEKPSSTLQYFPKSENQPPKAQPPNLHLMNLQNMMAEQTPSRPPNLPGQQGVQRGLNMSMCHPGQMSLLGRTGVPSQQGMVPHGLHQGVMAPPQGLMTQQNFMLMKQRGVGGEVYSQPPHMLPPQGSLMGPPPQQNLMVSHPLRQRSVSLDSQMGYLPAPGGMANLPF from the exons ATGAGGATCCTGGCTAACAAGACAAG GTTACCCCACCCTAGGAGGAGAGAAGCTCCAGGGAGCCCGCCGCTGTCCCCCCGCGGCCActgcccccctgccccagccaaGCCAATGCACCCAGAAAATAAGTTGACCAATCATGGCAAGACAGGGAATGGCGGGGCCCAATCCCAGCACCAGAATGTGAACCAAGGACCCACCTGCAACCTGGGCTCGAAGGGCGTGGGGGCGGGGAACCATGGGGCCAAGGCCAACCAGATCTCACCTAGCAACTCAAGTCTGAAGAACCCCCAAGCAGGGGTGCCCCCTTTCAGCTCGCTCAAGGGCAAAGTGAAGAGGGAGCGGAGCGTGTCTGTGGACTCTGGAGAGCAGCGAGAGGCTGGGACACCGTCCCTGGATTCGGAGGCCAAAG AAGTGGCACCCCGGAGTAAGCGGCGTTGTGTGCTGGAGCGGAAGCAGCCATACAGTGGGGACGAATGGTGCTCAGGACCGGACAGCGAGGAGGATGACAAGCCCATTGGGGCCACCCACA ATTGTAATGTAGCAGACCCAGCCATGGCGGCCCCACAGCTGGGTCCTGGCCAAGCCGCCCAACTGCCCCTCAGCGAGAGCAGTGCACCAGGCCCCCCGCATGGGCCCCCGCCAGGCCTCCGGCCCGACGCCCCCGGGGGTGGAGGCGGGGGCGTCCCGGGAAAGCCTCCCTCACAGTTTGTGTATGTCTTCACCACCCACCTGGCCAACAC GGCTGCGGAGGCAGTGCTGCAGGGCCGGGCTGACTCCATCCTCGCCTACCACCAGCAGAACGTGCCCCGTGCCAAGCTGGACCAG GCCCCCAAAGTGCCACCCACCCCAGAACCGCTACCCCTGAGCACACCATCAACAGGCACCCCTCAGTCCCAGCCTCCTCCACTgccgccaccaccacccccagccccaggcagcgCCCCCCCTGCTCTGCCTTCTGAGGGGCCTCCTGAGGACACCAATCAGGACCTGACACCCAACTCGGTGGGAGCTGCCAGCACGGGTGGTGGCACTGGGGGTACCCACCCTAATACCCCTACAGCTTCCACCGCCAACAACCCGCTGCCTCCTGGAGGAGACCCCAGCAGTGCTCCCGGCCCTGCCCTGCTTGGGGAGGCCGCCAGCGGCAATGCGCAGCGGAGCCTGGTGGGCTCAGAGGGCCTGTCCAAGGAGCAGCTGGAGCATCGGGAGCGTTCCCTCCAGACGCTTCGAGACATTGAACGGCTGCTGCTCCGCAGCGGGGAGACTGAGCCCTTCCTCAAGGGGCCCCCCGGAGGAGCAGGCGAGGGGGGACCCCCAGCACAagcccctcccgccccccagcAGCCACCCACGGCCCCGGCCAGCGGGCTGAAGAAGTACGAGGAGCCCTTGCAGTCCATGATTTCGCAGACACAGAGCCTCGGGGGCCCCCCGCTGGAGCATGAAGTGCCTGGACACCCCCCGGGTGGGGACATGGGGCAGCAGATGAACATGATGATGCAGAGGCTGGGCCAGGACAGCTTGACACCTGAGCAGGTGGCTTGGCGCAAGCTGCAGGAAGAGTACTACGAGGAGAAACGGCGGAAGGAGGAGCAGATCGGGCTGCATGGGGGCCGCCCACTGCAGGACATGATGGGCATGGGGGGCATGATGGTGAGGGGACCACCGCCTCCCTACCACAGCAAGCCTGGCGATCAGTGGCCCCCCGGGATGGGAGCCCAGCTGCGGGGGCCCATGGATGTCCAAGATCCCATGCAGCTCCGGGGTGGACCACCCTTCCCCGGTCCCCGTTTCCCAGGCAACCAGATGCAACGGGTGCCTGGGTTTGGGGGCATGCAGGGTATGCCCATGGAGGTGCCCATGAATGCCATGCAGAGGCCTGTGAGGCCGGGTATGGGCTGGACTGAAGACTTGCCCCCTATGGGGGGGCCTGGCAATTTTGCCCAGAATGCAGTGCCCTACCCAGGCGGGCAGGGTGAAGCCGAGCGATTTATGACCCCTCGGGTTCGTGAGGAGCTGCTGCGACACCAGCTGCTGGAGAAGCGGTCGATGGGCATGCAGCGCCCCCTGGGCATAGCCGGCAGCGGCATGGGGCAGGGCATGGAAGTGGAACGGATGATGCAGGCGCACCGGCAGATGGATCCAGCCATGTTCCCCGGGCAGATAGCTGGCGGCGAGGGCCTGGCGGGCACTCCCATGGGCATGGAGTTTGGTGGAGGTCGGGGCCTCCTGAGTCCCCCCATGGGGCAGTCTGGGCTGAGGGAGGTGGACCCACCCATGGGGCCAGGCAACCTCAACATGAACATGAATGTGAACATGAACATGAACATGAACCTGAATGTGCAGATGACCCCACAGCAGCAGATGCTGATGTCGCAGAAGATGCGGGGCCCCGGGGACATGATGGGGCCACAGGGCCTCAGTCCCGAGGAGATGGCCCGGGTGCGGGCCCAGAACAGCAGCGGCATGATGGGCGGCCCGCAGAAGATGCTTATGCCCTCGCAGTTTCCCAGCCAGGGCCAGCAGGGATTCTCTGGGGGCCAGGGACCCTACCAAGCCATGCCCCAGGAAATGGGCAATACTCAAGACATGTTCAGCCCCGACCAGAGCTCAATGCCCATGGCAAACGTGGGTACCACCCGGCTCAGCCACATGCCCCTGCCTCCTGCATCCAATCCTCCCGGCTCTGTGCATTCAGCCCCAAACCGGGGGCTGGGCAGACGGCCTTCAGACCTCACCATCAGTATTAATCAGATGGGCTCACCGGGCATGGGGCATCTGAAGTCGCCCACCCTTAGCCAGGTACACTCACCCCTGGTCACCTCGCCCTCCGCCAACCTCAAGTCACCCCAGACTCCCTCACAGATGGTGCCCTTGCCTTCGGCCAACCCGCCAGGACCTCTCAAGTCACCCCAGGTCCTCAGCTCCTCTCTCAGCGTCCGTTCGCCCACCGGCTCGCCCAGCAGGCTCAAGTCTCCCTCCATGGCGGTGCCTTCTCCAGGCTGGGTCGCCTCGCCCAAGACAGCCATGCCCAGCCCCGGAGTCCCCCAGAACAAGCAGCCGCCTCTGAACATGAACTCTTCCAGCACCCTGGGCAACATGGAGCAGA GTGCCCTCCCGCCTAGCGGCCCCCGGAGCAACTCCTCAGCGCCTCCCGCCAACCCTCCCAGCGGCCTCATGAACCCCAGCCTGCCATTCACTTCCTCCCCAGACCCCACGCCTTCCCAGAACCCCCTGTCACTGATGATGTCCCAGATGTCCAAGTACGCCATGCCCAGCTCCACCCCGCTCTACCACAATGCCATCAAGACCATCGCCACCTCAGACGACGAGCTGCTGCCCGACCGGCCCCTGCTCCCCCCGCCACCACCACCGCAGGGCTCTGGGCCAG GGATCAGCAATAACCAGCCCACCCAGATGCACCTGAACTCAGCTGCTGCCCAGAGCCCCATGGGCATGAACCTGCCAGGCCAGCAGCCCCTGTCCCATGACCCCCCACCTACCAtgttgccctcccccacccctctgggCTCCAACATTCCACTGCACCCCAATGCACAAGGGACAGGAGGGCCCCCTCAGAACTCGATGATGATGGCTCCAGGGGGCCCAGACTCCCTGAATGCCCCCTGCGGCCCTGTGCCTAACTCCTCCCAGATGCTGCCCTTTCCCCCTCGGCTGCAGCAGCCCCACGGTGCCATGGCCCCtagtgggggcgggggcgggggaccCGGCCTGCAGCAGCACTACCCTTCAGGCATGGCCCTGCCCCCAGAGGACCTGCCCAGCCAGCCGCcaggccccctgcccccccagcAGCACCTGATGGGCAAAAGCATGGCCGGCCGCATGGGCGACGCGTACCCCCCGGGCGTGCTCCCCGGGGTGGCGTCAGTGCTGAACGACCCTGAGCTGAGCGAGGTGATCCGGCCCACCCCGACGGGGATCCCCGAGTTCGACTTGTCCAGGATCATCCCCTCGGAGAAGCCAAGCAGCACCCTCCAGTACTTCCCCAAGAGTGAGAACCAGCCCCCCAAGGCCCAGCCCCCCAATCTGCATCTCATGAACCTGCAGAACATGATGGCGGAGCAGACCCCCTCCCGGCCCCCCAACCTCCCAGGCCAGCAGGGCGTCCAGCGGGGGCTCAACATGTCCATGTGCCACCCCGGACAGATGTCCTTGCTGGGCAGGACAGGTGTGCCCTCACAGCAGGGCATGGTGCCCCATGGCCTGCACCAGGGGGTCATGGCCCCTCCACAAGGCCTCATGACCCAGCAGAATTTCATGCTGATGAAGCAGCGGGGCGTGGGCGGTGAGGTCTACAGCCAGCCCCCCCACATGCTCCCCCCGCAGGGCTCTCTCATGGGCCCCCCGCCCCAGCAGAACCTCATGGTGTCCCACCCGCTGCGGCAGCGCAGTGTGTCTCTGGACAGCCAGATGGGCTACCTCCCGGCTCCGGGCGGCATGGCCAACCTGCCCTTCTAG
- the BCL9L gene encoding B-cell CLL/lymphoma 9-like protein isoform X2 has translation MPQAASVLLLWPAPPSPSRTPPRAGVSAPLVSWAPCVSLSPRPRVSCECVPCSSTEYLAGPWARTGAVAPLCVGTMRILANKTRLPHPRRREAPGSPPLSPRGHCPPAPAKPMHPENKLTNHGKTGNGGAQSQHQNVNQGPTCNLGSKGVGAGNHGAKANQISPSNSSLKNPQAGVPPFSSLKGKVKRERSVSVDSGEQREAGTPSLDSEAKEVAPRSKRRCVLERKQPYSGDEWCSGPDSEEDDKPIGATHNCNVADPAMAAPQLGPGQAAQLPLSESSAPGPPHGPPPGLRPDAPGGGGGGVPGKPPSQFVYVFTTHLANTAAEAVLQGRADSILAYHQQNVPRAKLDQAPKVPPTPEPLPLSTPSTGTPQSQPPPLPPPPPPAPGSAPPALPSEGPPEDTNQDLTPNSVGAASTGGGTGGTHPNTPTASTANNPLPPGGDPSSAPGPALLGEAASGNAQRSLVGSEGLSKEQLEHRERSLQTLRDIERLLLRSGETEPFLKGPPGGAGEGGPPAQAPPAPQQPPTAPASGLKKYEEPLQSMISQTQSLGGPPLEHEVPGHPPGGDMGQQMNMMMQRLGQDSLTPEQVAWRKLQEEYYEEKRRKEEQIGLHGGRPLQDMMGMGGMMVRGPPPPYHSKPGDQWPPGMGAQLRGPMDVQDPMQLRGGPPFPGPRFPGNQMQRVPGFGGMQGMPMEVPMNAMQRPVRPGMGWTEDLPPMGGPGNFAQNAVPYPGGQGEAERFMTPRVREELLRHQLLEKRSMGMQRPLGIAGSGMGQGMEVERMMQAHRQMDPAMFPGQIAGGEGLAGTPMGMEFGGGRGLLSPPMGQSGLREVDPPMGPGNLNMNMNVNMNMNMNLNVQMTPQQQMLMSQKMRGPGDMMGPQGLSPEEMARVRAQNSSGMMGGPQKMLMPSQFPSQGQQGFSGGQGPYQAMPQEMGNTQDMFSPDQSSMPMANVGTTRLSHMPLPPASNPPGSVHSAPNRGLGRRPSDLTISINQMGSPGMGHLKSPTLSQVHSPLVTSPSANLKSPQTPSQMVPLPSANPPGPLKSPQVLSSSLSVRSPTGSPSRLKSPSMAVPSPGWVASPKTAMPSPGVPQNKQPPLNMNSSSTLGNMEQSALPPSGPRSNSSAPPANPPSGLMNPSLPFTSSPDPTPSQNPLSLMMSQMSKYAMPSSTPLYHNAIKTIATSDDELLPDRPLLPPPPPPQGSGPGISNNQPTQMHLNSAAAQSPMGMNLPGQQPLSHDPPPTMLPSPTPLGSNIPLHPNAQGTGGPPQNSMMMAPGGPDSLNAPCGPVPNSSQMLPFPPRLQQPHGAMAPSGGGGGGPGLQQHYPSGMALPPEDLPSQPPGPLPPQQHLMGKSMAGRMGDAYPPGVLPGVASVLNDPELSEVIRPTPTGIPEFDLSRIIPSEKPSSTLQYFPKSENQPPKAQPPNLHLMNLQNMMAEQTPSRPPNLPGQQGVQRGLNMSMCHPGQMSLLGRTGVPSQQGMVPHGLHQGVMAPPQGLMTQQNFMLMKQRGVGGEVYSQPPHMLPPQGSLMGPPPQQNLMVSHPLRQRSVSLDSQMGYLPAPGGMANLPF, from the exons ATGCCCCAGGCTGCTTCTGTGCTCCTGCTTTGGCCAGCGCCTCCCTCGCCCTCCCGCACACCTCCGCGGGCCGGCGTGAGCGCGCCTCTAGTTTCCTGGGCTCCGTGCGTGTCTTTGTCTCCCCGTCCACGTGTGAGCTGCGAGTGTGT TCCCTGCTCCAGTACCGAGTAcctggctgggccctgggcacGCACAGGGGCCGTAGCCCCACTGTGTGTGGGAACCATGAGGATCCTGGCTAACAAGACAAG GTTACCCCACCCTAGGAGGAGAGAAGCTCCAGGGAGCCCGCCGCTGTCCCCCCGCGGCCActgcccccctgccccagccaaGCCAATGCACCCAGAAAATAAGTTGACCAATCATGGCAAGACAGGGAATGGCGGGGCCCAATCCCAGCACCAGAATGTGAACCAAGGACCCACCTGCAACCTGGGCTCGAAGGGCGTGGGGGCGGGGAACCATGGGGCCAAGGCCAACCAGATCTCACCTAGCAACTCAAGTCTGAAGAACCCCCAAGCAGGGGTGCCCCCTTTCAGCTCGCTCAAGGGCAAAGTGAAGAGGGAGCGGAGCGTGTCTGTGGACTCTGGAGAGCAGCGAGAGGCTGGGACACCGTCCCTGGATTCGGAGGCCAAAG AAGTGGCACCCCGGAGTAAGCGGCGTTGTGTGCTGGAGCGGAAGCAGCCATACAGTGGGGACGAATGGTGCTCAGGACCGGACAGCGAGGAGGATGACAAGCCCATTGGGGCCACCCACA ATTGTAATGTAGCAGACCCAGCCATGGCGGCCCCACAGCTGGGTCCTGGCCAAGCCGCCCAACTGCCCCTCAGCGAGAGCAGTGCACCAGGCCCCCCGCATGGGCCCCCGCCAGGCCTCCGGCCCGACGCCCCCGGGGGTGGAGGCGGGGGCGTCCCGGGAAAGCCTCCCTCACAGTTTGTGTATGTCTTCACCACCCACCTGGCCAACAC GGCTGCGGAGGCAGTGCTGCAGGGCCGGGCTGACTCCATCCTCGCCTACCACCAGCAGAACGTGCCCCGTGCCAAGCTGGACCAG GCCCCCAAAGTGCCACCCACCCCAGAACCGCTACCCCTGAGCACACCATCAACAGGCACCCCTCAGTCCCAGCCTCCTCCACTgccgccaccaccacccccagccccaggcagcgCCCCCCCTGCTCTGCCTTCTGAGGGGCCTCCTGAGGACACCAATCAGGACCTGACACCCAACTCGGTGGGAGCTGCCAGCACGGGTGGTGGCACTGGGGGTACCCACCCTAATACCCCTACAGCTTCCACCGCCAACAACCCGCTGCCTCCTGGAGGAGACCCCAGCAGTGCTCCCGGCCCTGCCCTGCTTGGGGAGGCCGCCAGCGGCAATGCGCAGCGGAGCCTGGTGGGCTCAGAGGGCCTGTCCAAGGAGCAGCTGGAGCATCGGGAGCGTTCCCTCCAGACGCTTCGAGACATTGAACGGCTGCTGCTCCGCAGCGGGGAGACTGAGCCCTTCCTCAAGGGGCCCCCCGGAGGAGCAGGCGAGGGGGGACCCCCAGCACAagcccctcccgccccccagcAGCCACCCACGGCCCCGGCCAGCGGGCTGAAGAAGTACGAGGAGCCCTTGCAGTCCATGATTTCGCAGACACAGAGCCTCGGGGGCCCCCCGCTGGAGCATGAAGTGCCTGGACACCCCCCGGGTGGGGACATGGGGCAGCAGATGAACATGATGATGCAGAGGCTGGGCCAGGACAGCTTGACACCTGAGCAGGTGGCTTGGCGCAAGCTGCAGGAAGAGTACTACGAGGAGAAACGGCGGAAGGAGGAGCAGATCGGGCTGCATGGGGGCCGCCCACTGCAGGACATGATGGGCATGGGGGGCATGATGGTGAGGGGACCACCGCCTCCCTACCACAGCAAGCCTGGCGATCAGTGGCCCCCCGGGATGGGAGCCCAGCTGCGGGGGCCCATGGATGTCCAAGATCCCATGCAGCTCCGGGGTGGACCACCCTTCCCCGGTCCCCGTTTCCCAGGCAACCAGATGCAACGGGTGCCTGGGTTTGGGGGCATGCAGGGTATGCCCATGGAGGTGCCCATGAATGCCATGCAGAGGCCTGTGAGGCCGGGTATGGGCTGGACTGAAGACTTGCCCCCTATGGGGGGGCCTGGCAATTTTGCCCAGAATGCAGTGCCCTACCCAGGCGGGCAGGGTGAAGCCGAGCGATTTATGACCCCTCGGGTTCGTGAGGAGCTGCTGCGACACCAGCTGCTGGAGAAGCGGTCGATGGGCATGCAGCGCCCCCTGGGCATAGCCGGCAGCGGCATGGGGCAGGGCATGGAAGTGGAACGGATGATGCAGGCGCACCGGCAGATGGATCCAGCCATGTTCCCCGGGCAGATAGCTGGCGGCGAGGGCCTGGCGGGCACTCCCATGGGCATGGAGTTTGGTGGAGGTCGGGGCCTCCTGAGTCCCCCCATGGGGCAGTCTGGGCTGAGGGAGGTGGACCCACCCATGGGGCCAGGCAACCTCAACATGAACATGAATGTGAACATGAACATGAACATGAACCTGAATGTGCAGATGACCCCACAGCAGCAGATGCTGATGTCGCAGAAGATGCGGGGCCCCGGGGACATGATGGGGCCACAGGGCCTCAGTCCCGAGGAGATGGCCCGGGTGCGGGCCCAGAACAGCAGCGGCATGATGGGCGGCCCGCAGAAGATGCTTATGCCCTCGCAGTTTCCCAGCCAGGGCCAGCAGGGATTCTCTGGGGGCCAGGGACCCTACCAAGCCATGCCCCAGGAAATGGGCAATACTCAAGACATGTTCAGCCCCGACCAGAGCTCAATGCCCATGGCAAACGTGGGTACCACCCGGCTCAGCCACATGCCCCTGCCTCCTGCATCCAATCCTCCCGGCTCTGTGCATTCAGCCCCAAACCGGGGGCTGGGCAGACGGCCTTCAGACCTCACCATCAGTATTAATCAGATGGGCTCACCGGGCATGGGGCATCTGAAGTCGCCCACCCTTAGCCAGGTACACTCACCCCTGGTCACCTCGCCCTCCGCCAACCTCAAGTCACCCCAGACTCCCTCACAGATGGTGCCCTTGCCTTCGGCCAACCCGCCAGGACCTCTCAAGTCACCCCAGGTCCTCAGCTCCTCTCTCAGCGTCCGTTCGCCCACCGGCTCGCCCAGCAGGCTCAAGTCTCCCTCCATGGCGGTGCCTTCTCCAGGCTGGGTCGCCTCGCCCAAGACAGCCATGCCCAGCCCCGGAGTCCCCCAGAACAAGCAGCCGCCTCTGAACATGAACTCTTCCAGCACCCTGGGCAACATGGAGCAGA GTGCCCTCCCGCCTAGCGGCCCCCGGAGCAACTCCTCAGCGCCTCCCGCCAACCCTCCCAGCGGCCTCATGAACCCCAGCCTGCCATTCACTTCCTCCCCAGACCCCACGCCTTCCCAGAACCCCCTGTCACTGATGATGTCCCAGATGTCCAAGTACGCCATGCCCAGCTCCACCCCGCTCTACCACAATGCCATCAAGACCATCGCCACCTCAGACGACGAGCTGCTGCCCGACCGGCCCCTGCTCCCCCCGCCACCACCACCGCAGGGCTCTGGGCCAG GGATCAGCAATAACCAGCCCACCCAGATGCACCTGAACTCAGCTGCTGCCCAGAGCCCCATGGGCATGAACCTGCCAGGCCAGCAGCCCCTGTCCCATGACCCCCCACCTACCAtgttgccctcccccacccctctgggCTCCAACATTCCACTGCACCCCAATGCACAAGGGACAGGAGGGCCCCCTCAGAACTCGATGATGATGGCTCCAGGGGGCCCAGACTCCCTGAATGCCCCCTGCGGCCCTGTGCCTAACTCCTCCCAGATGCTGCCCTTTCCCCCTCGGCTGCAGCAGCCCCACGGTGCCATGGCCCCtagtgggggcgggggcgggggaccCGGCCTGCAGCAGCACTACCCTTCAGGCATGGCCCTGCCCCCAGAGGACCTGCCCAGCCAGCCGCcaggccccctgcccccccagcAGCACCTGATGGGCAAAAGCATGGCCGGCCGCATGGGCGACGCGTACCCCCCGGGCGTGCTCCCCGGGGTGGCGTCAGTGCTGAACGACCCTGAGCTGAGCGAGGTGATCCGGCCCACCCCGACGGGGATCCCCGAGTTCGACTTGTCCAGGATCATCCCCTCGGAGAAGCCAAGCAGCACCCTCCAGTACTTCCCCAAGAGTGAGAACCAGCCCCCCAAGGCCCAGCCCCCCAATCTGCATCTCATGAACCTGCAGAACATGATGGCGGAGCAGACCCCCTCCCGGCCCCCCAACCTCCCAGGCCAGCAGGGCGTCCAGCGGGGGCTCAACATGTCCATGTGCCACCCCGGACAGATGTCCTTGCTGGGCAGGACAGGTGTGCCCTCACAGCAGGGCATGGTGCCCCATGGCCTGCACCAGGGGGTCATGGCCCCTCCACAAGGCCTCATGACCCAGCAGAATTTCATGCTGATGAAGCAGCGGGGCGTGGGCGGTGAGGTCTACAGCCAGCCCCCCCACATGCTCCCCCCGCAGGGCTCTCTCATGGGCCCCCCGCCCCAGCAGAACCTCATGGTGTCCCACCCGCTGCGGCAGCGCAGTGTGTCTCTGGACAGCCAGATGGGCTACCTCCCGGCTCCGGGCGGCATGGCCAACCTGCCCTTCTAG